In one window of Meiothermus sp. DNA:
- a CDS encoding MFS transporter: MRLKLQRLSPWRLRGLSAVARLILAWGLLEGVRNGFYAGYLAIHGGSLGFTLAVIGTAWSIHLLSDSFSKSLGGYLSQKLGMGIVTLVGGAIGLLALLTVPYAQSPVLLFSLSLVWGVSLSAIFPGLLTLSSQVAVQGREGRAVTLTNMLTAPWTGIGVLGIGFLTKVNPGLALNILEWIQIAVILIGLSLIFRPERVRPPRQELYPWRRLLLFIPAAFGQTFAPALFSFYILKYAQGLGLSMFWITVLIVLGGAISTILLIWTGRHADRKSPRELLIVGLLFIGLAMIGLGLKPELPVLLLLAVVGGVGFGCFGPAWNALVVRLLPENNRAAAWGTLMTVEGLGHATGPAVGGVLAAAIANNAPFFAGGAIMLLLSVFYVVALWRPWWTSQP; this comes from the coding sequence GTGCGCCTCAAGTTACAACGTCTTTCCCCCTGGCGCCTCAGAGGATTGTCGGCGGTAGCCCGCCTGATACTGGCCTGGGGCTTATTGGAGGGGGTTCGCAACGGATTCTACGCCGGATACCTGGCTATTCATGGGGGTAGCCTGGGCTTCACCCTGGCCGTGATTGGCACCGCCTGGAGCATTCACCTCCTGTCGGACAGTTTCAGCAAGAGCCTGGGTGGTTACCTTTCGCAAAAGCTGGGCATGGGTATTGTCACGCTGGTCGGTGGAGCGATAGGGTTACTGGCATTGCTGACTGTGCCCTACGCGCAGTCACCAGTTTTGTTGTTTAGCCTCAGTCTGGTCTGGGGGGTGTCGCTTTCGGCCATCTTCCCCGGCTTGCTAACGCTTAGCAGCCAGGTAGCTGTACAGGGACGGGAGGGCCGGGCAGTCACCCTGACCAACATGCTGACCGCTCCCTGGACGGGAATTGGTGTGCTCGGAATAGGTTTTTTGACCAAGGTCAATCCTGGCCTGGCCTTGAACATCCTCGAGTGGATCCAAATAGCGGTTATCCTGATCGGCCTTTCGCTCATTTTCCGGCCCGAACGCGTTCGCCCACCAAGGCAAGAACTCTATCCGTGGCGACGGCTTCTGCTCTTTATTCCCGCCGCCTTTGGGCAGACCTTTGCCCCAGCTTTGTTCAGTTTTTACATTCTCAAGTACGCCCAGGGGCTGGGCTTGAGCATGTTCTGGATCACTGTCTTGATCGTACTGGGTGGTGCCATTTCCACTATTTTGCTCATCTGGACAGGCCGCCACGCCGACCGTAAAAGCCCCCGCGAACTGCTGATTGTGGGGCTATTGTTCATTGGCTTGGCCATGATTGGCCTTGGCCTGAAACCCGAACTTCCCGTTTTGCTGCTGCTGGCCGTGGTGGGTGGGGTAGGCTTTGGCTGCTTTGGCCCGGCCTGGAATGCGCTTGTGGTGCGCTTGCTGCCAGAAAACAACCGGGCCGCTGCCTGGGGTACTCTGATGACTGTGGAAGGGCTGGGACACGCCACTGGCCCGGCAGTCGGGGGCGTGCTGGCCGCTGCAATTGCCAACAACGCGCCTTTCTTTGCCGGTGGAGCAATTATGCTTTTGCTTAGTGTATTTTACGTAGTGGCTTTGTGGAGGCCCTGGTGGACATCGCAACCCTGA
- a CDS encoding glycosyltransferase family 2 protein, with protein MPDSVLALVVTHNRKALLEECLQRILQQTYPPAEVLVLDNASTDGTEAMVRQRFAALRYVRLPENTGAAGGFHHGLALARDLEYDWIWLLDDDAHPEPDSLFLMLEGLRRVRGMGLEPNLLLSRLVWTDGRPHPMGIPWPDLRRPALLLKSRKQKLLPIRFGTYASMLVSRAAAMAHPLPTRDYFLWNDDLEYSGRLLRRGLGFLVQDSVVVHKTRNPFSSAITASDEQFYLEARNRAWLVRSDAFGPLGKTFWALNSLGVFVARLRERGLGGAKIIWKGWLEGLRNPPPRY; from the coding sequence ATGCCGGATAGCGTGCTGGCCCTGGTGGTCACCCACAACCGCAAAGCGCTCCTCGAGGAGTGTTTGCAGCGCATCCTGCAACAAACCTACCCGCCCGCCGAGGTGCTGGTGCTGGATAACGCCTCGACCGATGGCACCGAGGCAATGGTGCGGCAACGGTTCGCCGCGCTTCGCTACGTGCGTCTGCCCGAAAACACCGGCGCGGCAGGTGGATTTCATCATGGCCTGGCCCTGGCCAGGGACCTGGAATACGACTGGATCTGGCTACTCGACGACGACGCGCACCCTGAGCCGGACAGTCTTTTCCTTATGCTCGAGGGCCTTCGCAGGGTGCGGGGGATGGGCCTCGAGCCCAACCTGTTGCTAAGCCGGCTGGTCTGGACAGATGGGCGCCCTCACCCTATGGGCATCCCATGGCCCGACCTCCGCCGCCCCGCCTTGCTGCTCAAGTCCAGGAAGCAGAAACTGTTGCCGATACGCTTTGGCACCTATGCTTCTATGCTGGTCAGCCGTGCTGCCGCCATGGCGCATCCCTTACCCACCAGGGACTACTTTCTCTGGAACGACGACCTCGAGTACTCTGGTAGGCTCTTACGCCGTGGCCTGGGCTTCCTGGTTCAGGATAGCGTGGTCGTACACAAAACCCGCAATCCCTTTAGCTCGGCAATCACCGCTAGCGACGAACAGTTTTACCTCGAGGCCCGCAACCGGGCCTGGCTGGTGCGCTCCGATGCCTTTGGCCCTTTAGGAAAAACCTTCTGGGCGCTCAACAGCCTGGGGGTGTTTGTGGCTAGGCTACGTGAGCGGGGATTGGGGGGCGCAAAGATAATCTGGAAAGGGTGGCTCGAGGGTCTTCGCAATCCCCCGCCCAGATACTGA
- a CDS encoding glycosyltransferase family 2 protein, with protein sequence MVIPARNEEQFILGCLQALKAQTLPPDEIIVVDNGSTDRTGELAVEMGVKLVNCPTPGVAVARQAGLEAATGDWVATTDADSRPVAGWLEALRPHMENSVALYGPMRMFGLPAWQEELTELGYGVFLKMMALLGKPNLAAANMAFHRQTALELGGYPMVEAREDVILGWTLMRKGRVRYVRDALVLTSARRVRGGWLPFLWRQAMNLGGNSTGYFAAAEGRES encoded by the coding sequence GTGGTAATTCCGGCTCGAAATGAAGAACAATTTATATTAGGGTGCTTGCAAGCACTCAAGGCCCAGACCTTGCCGCCCGACGAAATTATCGTGGTGGACAATGGTTCAACTGACCGGACGGGCGAGCTGGCGGTGGAAATGGGGGTCAAGCTGGTCAACTGTCCTACCCCGGGGGTTGCGGTGGCGCGCCAGGCCGGACTAGAAGCGGCTACGGGCGACTGGGTGGCCACGACCGATGCCGACAGCCGACCGGTAGCAGGCTGGCTCGAGGCCCTGCGACCCCACATGGAGAACAGCGTGGCTCTCTATGGCCCCATGCGCATGTTTGGACTTCCGGCCTGGCAGGAGGAACTTACCGAACTGGGCTATGGCGTTTTTCTGAAGATGATGGCGCTTTTGGGCAAGCCCAACCTGGCCGCTGCGAACATGGCTTTCCACCGCCAGACGGCCCTGGAGCTGGGGGGCTACCCCATGGTCGAGGCCAGGGAGGACGTAATTCTGGGATGGACCTTGATGAGGAAGGGCCGGGTTCGCTACGTGCGTGACGCCCTGGTACTCACTTCAGCCCGCCGAGTTCGGGGAGGTTGGCTCCCTTTTTTGTGGCGGCAGGCTATGAACCTTGGCGGGAATTCGACAGGCTATTTTGCGGCAGCCGAGGGAAGGGAATCTTGA
- a CDS encoding polysaccharide deacetylase family protein, with protein MDIATLIGSLVVAVLLLYALAEVLGRWMGVGALAWGNRAEPKIALTFDDGPSEQTEAILGLLQKYNLKATFFLTGQQAEQRPDLVEKMASAGHQLEAHGYWHRPAVLMAPWTEWVHIQKSPGKLYRPPWGIHSPFTRLFARVQGKQVVLWDIESQDWLDKPAEQLVQRMMFYIKGGSVVLLHDGPARTLSVLELLLPRLVENGYQPVKLGELPLKPLGPRQGLIRINQGYEERYDRKVGNIKVGYRYNHILRLELQPYPGPDLPEYPKGTPCAHIHFESARLADMTPIQVLRAFRETFKETVQFLEEHPEIRFLFGYSYLGQGALALGFKTHPVPKAMELQSKITTAWFAWLYRGEIARHLFTDPAQVVYISRETILDKYGPKPKAELQ; from the coding sequence GTGGACATCGCAACCCTGATCGGTTCGCTGGTCGTTGCCGTACTGCTGCTTTACGCCCTGGCCGAGGTGCTGGGCCGCTGGATGGGCGTTGGAGCACTGGCCTGGGGCAACCGGGCTGAACCCAAAATAGCCCTGACCTTCGACGACGGCCCCTCAGAACAGACCGAGGCCATTCTGGGGCTGCTGCAAAAATACAACCTCAAAGCTACTTTTTTCCTGACCGGTCAGCAGGCCGAACAACGACCCGACCTGGTAGAAAAGATGGCCTCGGCAGGCCACCAGCTCGAGGCCCATGGCTACTGGCACCGTCCCGCCGTGCTGATGGCCCCCTGGACGGAGTGGGTACACATTCAGAAGAGTCCGGGAAAACTCTACCGCCCTCCCTGGGGCATTCACTCCCCCTTTACCCGTCTATTCGCCAGAGTGCAGGGCAAACAAGTTGTACTTTGGGATATTGAATCGCAAGATTGGCTGGACAAACCTGCCGAACAACTCGTCCAGCGAATGATGTTTTACATCAAGGGGGGTTCGGTGGTGCTGTTGCACGACGGCCCGGCCCGAACCCTCAGCGTACTGGAGTTACTGCTGCCCAGGCTGGTGGAAAACGGCTATCAACCGGTCAAGCTAGGTGAGCTTCCCCTAAAACCCCTGGGCCCGCGCCAGGGCTTGATCCGGATTAACCAGGGCTATGAGGAACGCTACGACCGAAAGGTGGGCAACATCAAGGTGGGGTATCGTTACAACCACATCCTGCGCCTGGAACTCCAGCCCTACCCCGGCCCCGACCTGCCCGAGTACCCCAAGGGGACGCCCTGCGCCCACATCCACTTTGAGTCGGCCCGTTTGGCCGACATGACCCCCATACAGGTCTTGCGAGCTTTCCGGGAAACTTTCAAAGAAACCGTGCAGTTTCTTGAGGAGCACCCTGAGATACGGTTTCTGTTCGGCTACAGCTATCTGGGGCAAGGGGCGCTGGCCCTGGGATTTAAGACCCATCCAGTGCCTAAAGCTATGGAACTGCAGTCCAAAATTACTACCGCCTGGTTTGCCTGGCTCTACCGGGGCGAGATCGCGCGTCACCTGTTCACCGACCCTGCCCAGGTGGTGTATATCAGCCGCGAAACCATCCTGGACAAGTATGGGCCAAAGCCCAAGGCCGAGCTCCAATAA
- a CDS encoding glycosyltransferase family 4 protein produces MRLYRIGLFTDTYLPGPNGVATSVYLLKRELRRMGHEAWVLAPEMPDADPREEWVVRVPSVAYPFFENQRLAMPSSRLLPTEFEIFHTHTPLFIGIWGARLAYRNRLPHVSTFHTHLEKYAHYIPGVATLDKYVGIMQKVCQAFYNRADVVIAPTDPVKKLAESYEIEREIKVIPTGIDTDILQTAPDPVSPWPAGKRRLLHVGRLGKEKSVDVVIKALAEIRKESDAHLALVGMGPDQEELTQLAHQLGVGEHITFVGPVPYEKIGGYYRMAELFLFASETETQGLVIWEAQAVGVPVVVVGAEGTLQGVEVGSSGYLVPPGDYQAMAERALELLRDEALRQRFSEGARKFADRRTARRVAEQIVAIYDEATRLVEFEPRRLKIPFPRLPQNSLSNSRQGS; encoded by the coding sequence GTGCGCCTGTACCGCATCGGCCTGTTCACCGACACCTACCTGCCAGGGCCAAACGGGGTCGCCACCAGCGTCTATTTGCTCAAGCGCGAGCTGCGCCGCATGGGGCACGAGGCCTGGGTGCTGGCCCCCGAAATGCCCGACGCCGACCCCAGGGAGGAGTGGGTGGTGCGGGTGCCCAGTGTGGCCTATCCTTTTTTCGAAAATCAGCGCCTGGCCATGCCCAGCAGCCGCCTGCTGCCCACCGAGTTCGAGATCTTCCACACCCACACCCCGCTTTTTATTGGCATCTGGGGGGCCCGGCTGGCCTACCGCAACCGCCTGCCCCACGTTTCTACCTTTCACACCCACCTGGAAAAATACGCCCACTACATCCCTGGTGTGGCTACGCTGGACAAATACGTCGGCATCATGCAAAAGGTCTGCCAGGCCTTCTACAACCGCGCCGACGTGGTCATCGCCCCCACCGACCCGGTCAAAAAGCTGGCCGAGAGCTATGAAATCGAGCGAGAGATCAAGGTGATTCCCACCGGCATCGATACCGATATCCTGCAAACCGCCCCCGATCCGGTCTCGCCCTGGCCCGCCGGTAAGCGTCGCCTGCTGCATGTAGGGCGGCTGGGTAAGGAAAAAAGCGTGGATGTAGTGATTAAAGCTCTGGCGGAAATTCGCAAGGAATCGGACGCTCATCTGGCCCTGGTGGGGATGGGGCCCGACCAGGAAGAGCTAACCCAACTGGCCCACCAGCTGGGCGTCGGGGAGCACATTACCTTCGTGGGGCCGGTGCCCTACGAAAAAATCGGCGGCTACTACCGCATGGCCGAGCTATTTTTGTTTGCCAGCGAGACCGAGACCCAGGGGCTCGTCATCTGGGAGGCCCAGGCGGTGGGCGTTCCGGTGGTAGTGGTGGGGGCCGAGGGCACCCTGCAAGGGGTGGAGGTGGGCAGCAGCGGCTATCTGGTGCCGCCAGGGGATTACCAGGCCATGGCCGAACGGGCCCTCGAGCTGCTGCGGGACGAGGCTCTGCGGCAGCGCTTTAGTGAAGGGGCCCGTAAATTTGCCGACCGGCGCACAGCCCGCCGGGTAGCCGAACAGATTGTGGCCATCTACGACGAGGCGACTCGGCTGGTGGAGTTTGAGCCGCGCCGGCTCAAGATTCCCTTCCCTCGGCTGCCGCAAAATAGCCTGTCGAATTCCCGCCAAGGTTCATAG